The proteins below are encoded in one region of Fervidicoccaceae archaeon:
- a CDS encoding radical SAM protein → MWFSLRPDALVVWRDNRVRRALAWYYDVMSDAKPAKFLIAKYVEAPRDFAEMSFDELWKLHERLSAEFNKLWRRIRDSESLEGLERPETSFLDVKATLARAMLRSCRFCENLCGVDRSIGRRGVCGMGREAVVASYFHHVGEEAPLVPSGTIFYGGCTFKCVFCQNYDISQERPYYGEQANPSLLASIQRELRLSGARNINHVGGEPTPNLHVILASLTILETNVPQIWNSNYYMSLESVALLGEVIDLWLPDFKYWSDECAARLSGVERYREVVTRNLLMTVERGDMIIRHLVMPNHVECCTIPILEWVAKNLPRDKVIVNVMDQYRPEHLVLRYPEKYREIARRPSKEELRRAHEAAKALGLLCDVV, encoded by the coding sequence GTGTGGTTCTCGCTGAGGCCTGACGCCTTAGTGGTGTGGCGCGATAACAGGGTCAGGAGGGCTCTGGCCTGGTACTACGACGTCATGAGCGACGCGAAGCCCGCCAAGTTCTTGATAGCCAAGTACGTCGAGGCTCCGCGCGACTTCGCCGAGATGAGCTTCGATGAGCTCTGGAAACTGCACGAGAGGCTGAGCGCCGAGTTCAATAAACTTTGGAGGAGAATACGGGACTCGGAGTCCCTAGAAGGACTCGAGCGCCCCGAGACCAGTTTCCTCGACGTCAAGGCGACGCTGGCTCGAGCCATGCTTCGGAGCTGCAGGTTCTGCGAGAATCTCTGCGGCGTCGATAGGTCGATCGGGCGGCGCGGGGTCTGCGGCATGGGCCGGGAAGCCGTGGTCGCGAGCTACTTCCACCACGTCGGCGAGGAGGCTCCGCTAGTGCCGAGCGGGACGATATTCTACGGCGGTTGCACCTTCAAGTGCGTCTTCTGCCAGAACTACGACATATCTCAGGAGCGCCCCTACTACGGCGAGCAGGCGAACCCGAGCCTCCTAGCCTCAATACAGCGCGAGCTCAGGCTCTCGGGCGCTAGGAATATCAATCACGTGGGCGGAGAGCCCACGCCAAACCTACACGTCATATTGGCCAGCCTCACGATTCTCGAGACGAACGTCCCGCAGATTTGGAACAGCAACTACTACATGAGCCTGGAGAGCGTGGCTCTTCTGGGGGAGGTGATAGATTTGTGGCTCCCCGACTTCAAGTATTGGAGCGACGAGTGCGCTGCTAGACTTAGCGGGGTCGAGAGATATCGCGAGGTGGTCACCAGGAACCTGCTCATGACGGTGGAGCGCGGCGACATGATAATAAGACACCTCGTCATGCCCAACCACGTCGAGTGTTGCACCATCCCAATACTTGAATGGGTGGCGAAGAATCTCCCGAGAGATAAAGTAATCGTCAACGTGATGGATCAGTATAGGCCAGAGCACCTCGTATTGCGGTACCCGGAAAAGTACAGAGAAATAGCTAGGAGACCCTCGAAAGAGGAGCTGCGGCGAGCTCACGAAGCGGCCAAAGCCCTCGGGCTTCTCTGCGACGTGGTGTGA
- a CDS encoding ROK family protein, with amino-acid sequence MRGLYVGLDIGASKIRACSSRDPPRIDRKRVIPFPRGGPESVERALIELVLDVSAGESILGIGVGSIGPVDPRHGRVEGAPNAPLKSFRVKEPLEITLGTEVLVVNDCLAAAWGEKIFGAGRDLSDFGYITISSGIGGGFVVDGELIVGQRGRSHEVGHIVIDYSSEVSCGCGGYGHWEALAGGANLPRSLPALARKLSPEVLKTSPLWRSSRSSEVSYEELFALASRGDRVALLLLEELSRIHAAGLASCSSTYDPSVIFLGGSVFLENEEYFLGKLRELLPLFSMGRETPELRRSTFGHDAVLVGALSLLIERPRALR; translated from the coding sequence TTGCGCGGCCTCTACGTTGGATTGGATATAGGGGCTAGCAAGATCAGAGCCTGCTCTTCGAGGGATCCGCCAAGGATAGATAGGAAGCGCGTGATCCCCTTCCCGCGCGGGGGACCCGAGAGCGTCGAGAGAGCGCTGATCGAGCTTGTCCTAGACGTCTCGGCGGGAGAGAGCATCCTCGGCATCGGCGTAGGCTCCATAGGCCCCGTGGATCCGCGGCACGGCAGAGTGGAAGGGGCCCCCAATGCTCCCCTCAAGTCCTTCCGAGTGAAGGAACCGCTCGAGATAACTCTGGGAACCGAGGTCTTGGTGGTCAACGACTGTCTAGCGGCGGCCTGGGGCGAGAAGATCTTCGGAGCTGGCAGAGATCTGAGCGACTTCGGTTACATCACTATCAGCAGTGGCATCGGTGGAGGCTTCGTGGTCGACGGAGAGCTGATCGTCGGGCAACGCGGGCGGTCGCACGAAGTGGGTCACATCGTCATCGACTACTCCAGCGAGGTGTCGTGCGGCTGCGGAGGCTACGGGCACTGGGAGGCTCTAGCTGGGGGGGCCAATCTGCCTCGTTCGCTTCCTGCGCTCGCGCGCAAACTGAGCCCAGAGGTCCTCAAGACGTCGCCTTTGTGGAGATCCTCGAGATCGAGCGAGGTGAGCTATGAAGAGCTCTTCGCACTCGCGTCGAGAGGGGATAGAGTGGCCCTTTTACTTCTCGAGGAGCTCTCGCGAATACACGCAGCCGGCCTGGCGTCTTGTTCCTCGACATATGATCCTTCCGTGATCTTTCTCGGGGGCTCCGTGTTCCTAGAGAACGAAGAGTATTTCCTCGGCAAGCTCCGAGAGCTCTTACCGCTCTTCTCAATGGGTCGCGAGACACCGGAGCTTCGTCGATCTACGTTTGGCCACGACGCCGTGCTCGTTGGCGCGCTATCGCTGCTAATCGAGAGGCCGAGGGCTCTAAGGTGA
- a CDS encoding flavin reductase family protein, with protein MSSSEGFRALTEGEKFYYVLHPMPTVVIVTICASGKVNAMPASWVTPVAEEPPSIGVAVDKNSFTRECLDEAGEATVNVPSFEQAELVYSLGTVSGRDVDKPARFGLRLARGEAVRAPRWLDALASLECRVESKLDAGDTIFYLLRVERVWVRSDLFERYGWNMSKTSTLLHGSGRTFFSVGKMRRVQGLRA; from the coding sequence TTGAGCTCGAGCGAGGGATTCCGCGCGCTGACCGAGGGAGAGAAATTCTACTACGTGCTACACCCCATGCCCACTGTGGTTATCGTGACGATCTGCGCCAGCGGTAAGGTCAACGCGATGCCGGCCTCTTGGGTCACTCCCGTGGCCGAGGAGCCCCCCAGCATCGGCGTGGCCGTAGACAAAAATTCTTTCACCCGCGAGTGCCTCGACGAGGCTGGAGAGGCCACAGTTAATGTCCCGAGCTTCGAGCAAGCCGAGCTGGTCTACAGTCTCGGGACCGTCTCGGGACGCGATGTCGATAAACCCGCGAGGTTCGGCTTGAGGTTGGCGCGAGGCGAGGCCGTGAGGGCTCCAAGGTGGCTCGACGCTCTCGCCTCGCTCGAGTGCCGAGTCGAGTCGAAGCTCGACGCGGGAGACACGATCTTTTACTTGTTAAGAGTGGAGCGCGTTTGGGTGAGATCGGACCTCTTCGAGAGATACGGCTGGAACATGAGCAAGACGAGCACGTTGCTTCACGGCTCTGGCAGGACCTTCTTCTCGGTGGGCAAGATGCGCAGAGTTCAGGGCCTCAGGGCCTAG